Proteins encoded within one genomic window of Geotalea daltonii FRC-32:
- a CDS encoding ATPase, T2SS/T4P/T4SS family has product MAKYSNLFRNTTNTDGINEPMGDVSVSSGQPGGVEKFTILFVDDEDGVLSAMRRIFMEENYNILTASNGEKALSMFDAEPIHLVVSDHRMPGMTGAELLKAIKELSPQTIRIMLTGHADVNSIMGAVKDGAVYKFITKPWNDEDLRLTVSLALQQYTLIQENKRLKDLARTQQLKLKNYSSLFDENHGMMGSILVRSGVIKQEELENALENMEKGEFLSEAIVRLRYTSEAKIIKALQENLNIEYVDLREYEVNQTAARFLPRDLCERNRIIPIKMDGRQLTMAMADPSDIYKIDNIATMTGLKVTALLSASTEIVALLKRIYGENNIDDIDECIDIEPLDEIDIVIEEDEKDVSIQELVGSSEVPPVIRIVNAVISEAIRFRASDIHVEAKTKYTLIRFRIDGLLHSKIKIPADLHAAIISRLKILAKMDISERRKPQDGRITVKAGTRIVDMRVSSLPTLNGEKIVMRILDKSSAIRSLDELGVLQDDLKKISMIVRKPQGVIVTTGPTGSGKTTMLYSILAAMLESSKNFETIEEPVEYFLEDANQVAVRDKIGLTFAQVLRATLRQDPDVILVGEIRDHETADVAFKASLTGHMVLSTLHTNSSVASITRLIDMGVKPYIIGSALEGIIAQRLVRQICPHCKTTVSPDPDILDLLRVPPDLFADGVSKGMGCDQCNKTGYMSRTGIYEVFVMNEDFRHMISTGYRETELFEMARAAGMRTLVEDGLEKVRLGLTTLEELLRVIGPQLVYERCCDNCHRNFDAKFLFCPYCGSFRQNFCKTCKISLETSWLNCPNCGSPKDVL; this is encoded by the coding sequence ATGGCTAAGTATTCCAACCTTTTCCGCAATACTACTAATACCGATGGAATCAATGAGCCCATGGGAGATGTAAGTGTTTCTTCCGGCCAACCTGGAGGTGTAGAAAAATTTACCATTCTTTTTGTGGATGACGAAGATGGTGTGTTGTCTGCAATGCGGCGTATTTTCATGGAAGAAAACTACAACATTCTTACTGCATCGAATGGGGAAAAAGCCCTATCCATGTTTGACGCCGAGCCGATTCATCTGGTTGTGTCGGATCATCGTATGCCAGGTATGACAGGTGCAGAACTTCTGAAAGCTATCAAGGAACTTTCGCCTCAGACAATACGCATCATGTTGACAGGTCATGCGGATGTCAATTCCATAATGGGTGCTGTAAAAGATGGAGCTGTATACAAATTTATTACCAAACCCTGGAATGATGAAGATCTGCGTCTGACGGTAAGCTTAGCTCTCCAGCAGTACACTTTAATTCAGGAGAACAAAAGGCTAAAAGATTTAGCTCGTACTCAACAGCTCAAACTGAAGAACTATAGCAGCCTCTTTGATGAAAACCACGGTATGATGGGAAGCATTTTGGTCAGAAGTGGAGTTATTAAACAGGAAGAGCTTGAAAATGCACTAGAAAATATGGAAAAGGGAGAATTTCTCAGTGAAGCAATAGTCAGATTGAGATATACCAGTGAGGCTAAAATAATAAAGGCTCTGCAGGAAAACCTCAATATTGAGTATGTGGATTTGCGCGAGTATGAAGTTAACCAGACTGCAGCGAGGTTCCTGCCCCGGGATCTTTGTGAAAGAAATCGGATAATTCCCATTAAAATGGATGGCCGTCAGCTGACTATGGCAATGGCGGATCCATCGGATATCTATAAAATAGACAACATTGCTACAATGACAGGGTTGAAGGTAACAGCTTTGTTGAGTGCTAGCACAGAAATTGTTGCACTTTTGAAGAGAATTTACGGTGAAAATAATATTGATGACATTGATGAATGTATAGATATAGAGCCACTTGATGAAATTGACATTGTAATAGAAGAAGATGAAAAAGATGTGAGTATTCAAGAACTGGTAGGCTCGTCTGAGGTTCCGCCGGTTATCCGTATAGTCAATGCCGTCATTTCGGAAGCTATCCGCTTCAGGGCAAGTGATATTCATGTGGAAGCTAAAACAAAGTATACCTTGATTCGGTTCAGAATAGACGGACTCCTTCACAGCAAAATCAAGATACCTGCTGATCTTCATGCTGCAATCATTTCTCGGCTTAAAATTCTTGCCAAAATGGATATATCCGAACGCCGCAAGCCACAGGACGGGCGTATAACAGTTAAAGCCGGCACTCGCATTGTCGACATGCGTGTTTCATCACTACCGACACTAAATGGTGAGAAGATCGTGATGAGGATTCTGGATAAGAGCTCTGCAATCAGGAGCCTCGATGAGCTCGGTGTACTTCAAGATGACCTGAAAAAAATCTCCATGATCGTAAGGAAGCCACAAGGTGTCATTGTTACAACCGGTCCAACTGGTAGCGGCAAAACAACAATGCTTTATTCGATTCTTGCCGCCATGCTTGAGAGCAGCAAAAACTTTGAAACTATCGAAGAACCGGTGGAATATTTCCTTGAGGATGCAAACCAGGTGGCGGTGCGGGATAAGATAGGGCTGACTTTTGCCCAGGTCCTGCGTGCCACCTTGCGCCAGGATCCGGATGTGATCCTGGTGGGAGAGATCCGAGACCACGAGACGGCAGACGTGGCATTCAAGGCATCCCTCACCGGACACATGGTGCTCTCCACCCTCCACACTAATAGTTCTGTAGCGTCCATTACCCGCCTGATCGATATGGGCGTTAAACCATACATTATTGGTTCTGCACTGGAAGGGATAATTGCACAGCGTCTGGTTAGACAAATCTGTCCTCATTGCAAAACGACAGTGTCACCAGATCCCGACATACTTGACCTTCTTCGAGTACCACCTGATTTATTTGCTGACGGTGTCAGTAAAGGTATGGGGTGTGATCAGTGCAATAAGACTGGATATATGTCACGGACGGGCATCTATGAAGTCTTCGTCATGAATGAAGATTTCAGGCATATGATAAGCACAGGGTATCGCGAAACGGAGTTATTCGAGATGGCTCGTGCTGCCGGGATGCGGACATTGGTTGAAGACGGTCTGGAAAAGGTCCGTCTGGGACTTACTACTCTTGAAGAGTTGCTCCGCGTAATAGGGCCACAGCTCGTTTATGAAAGATGCTGCGATAATTGCCATAGAAACTTCGATGCCAAGTTTCTGTTTTGTCCCTATTGTGGTTCATTCCGTCAGAATTTTTGCAAGACATGCAAAATTTCATTAGAGACTAGTTGGTTAAACTGTCCGAATTGCGGCAGTCCTAAAGACGTCTTATAA
- a CDS encoding sensor histidine kinase, with the protein MLPSQEGISYVVGDEKRLHDVLIDTEVIPLLEGAVQAGADNVTILDPDGMEIWGATQRPFLAEPLVIFPLKLEGEPVGTINVFGDQDSKPLLFAVGKLLAVALNTVISNNLKRILTTEIHTTVVNTSFEQLVEINQQLSQSEARYRDLAESLEKRVNERTFELKKAHSHLLQQEKMAAIGQLAAGIAHEINNPLGFIISNLHTLQKYVNRLSAMLFFCRDLNKIGSTTSTLVEQTEQKWQELKIDMVCTDVGDLLSQTLTGAERVMNIVADLKGFSHVDEVGLIDIDVNREIELTLSVLCHQLKNKVEIVRDLQPLPVIKAQAAVLSQVFLNIIQNAIQSRGDGLRVTLATAWDGKRIRISIADNGPGILPEHRGRVFEPFFTTREVGAGKGMGLAVVYDSVLKLGGTVSVADAADGGADFIITIPLNKE; encoded by the coding sequence ATGCTGCCTTCACAGGAAGGAATTTCATATGTAGTCGGCGATGAGAAGCGCCTGCATGACGTTTTAATAGATACTGAGGTTATTCCTCTTCTTGAAGGTGCCGTACAGGCAGGTGCCGATAATGTGACCATACTGGACCCAGACGGGATGGAGATTTGGGGTGCCACCCAGCGTCCATTCCTGGCGGAACCTTTAGTTATTTTCCCCCTGAAATTGGAAGGGGAACCGGTAGGAACTATAAATGTTTTTGGAGATCAGGATTCAAAGCCTTTGCTTTTTGCAGTTGGTAAACTATTGGCTGTTGCGCTTAATACTGTGATTTCAAATAACCTTAAAAGAATTCTTACAACAGAAATTCATACTACTGTAGTCAATACATCCTTTGAGCAACTTGTTGAAATAAATCAACAGCTAAGTCAATCAGAAGCACGGTATCGAGATTTGGCAGAGAGCCTTGAAAAACGAGTGAATGAGAGAACATTCGAGTTGAAAAAAGCTCATTCGCATCTACTTCAGCAAGAAAAAATGGCAGCCATAGGGCAACTGGCAGCAGGAATAGCTCACGAGATAAACAATCCCCTTGGCTTCATCATAAGCAATCTTCACACCTTGCAAAAATATGTCAATCGCCTCAGTGCAATGTTATTCTTCTGCAGAGATCTGAACAAGATTGGTTCGACAACCTCCACTTTAGTCGAACAGACAGAACAAAAATGGCAAGAATTAAAAATAGACATGGTGTGTACAGATGTTGGTGATCTCCTATCCCAAACGTTGACCGGCGCAGAACGTGTTATGAACATAGTGGCTGATTTAAAAGGTTTTTCTCATGTCGATGAAGTTGGGCTTATTGACATTGATGTGAATAGAGAAATTGAACTGACATTAAGTGTTCTTTGTCATCAATTAAAAAACAAAGTGGAGATTGTACGTGATCTTCAACCATTGCCTGTTATCAAGGCTCAAGCGGCAGTACTTAGTCAAGTTTTCCTCAATATTATACAAAATGCAATCCAATCCCGTGGGGATGGCCTCCGTGTAACTCTGGCTACAGCCTGGGATGGGAAACGAATCAGAATCAGTATTGCTGATAATGGACCAGGAATTCTTCCAGAGCATCGCGGCCGGGTGTTTGAACCTTTCTTTACTACTCGTGAAGTGGGTGCAGGTAAAGGTATGGGGCTGGCCGTGGTGTATGACAGCGTTTTGAAACTTGGGGGAACTGTATCAGTTGCAGATGCAGCTGATGGTGGGGCTGATTTTATTATTACAATTCCTCTGAATAAGGAATAA
- a CDS encoding thioredoxin family protein, whose amino-acid sequence MKVEVLGTGCAKCKTLYENTKKALEESGTIAEVVKVEDIPSIMKYGVMSTPALVVDGKVKFSGKVASVAEILEVLS is encoded by the coding sequence ATGAAAGTCGAAGTGCTGGGAACCGGCTGTGCAAAGTGCAAGACCCTCTACGAGAATACAAAGAAGGCACTGGAAGAAAGCGGGACAATTGCCGAAGTAGTAAAGGTTGAAGATATTCCTTCGATTATGAAATACGGCGTCATGAGCACCCCGGCGCTGGTAGTCGATGGTAAGGTAAAATTTTCCGGCAAGGTGGCATCCGTTGCCGAAATTCTGGAGGTGCTGTCATGA
- a CDS encoding cytochrome c biogenesis CcdA family protein, producing MTFLDNIEQIIALYPIIAFGAVFLAGVLSSASPCVLATIPLVVGFVGGYSDGDRMKAFRYSLAFILGLSLTFTAFGAAAGLLGTMFGTLGGPWYLIAGTIALVMGGQMMGFYEIRLPVKRNFKPKRGGIIGTFLLGLFFGIVSSPCATPVLVVLLTLVAGKGQVLYGIALLFCYAIGHCLLMLFAGTCTGFVEGFVKARGVVNFSAWAKRVSGGVVALIGGWFVWQGF from the coding sequence ATGACCTTTCTCGACAATATCGAGCAAATCATCGCCCTCTACCCCATCATCGCCTTCGGCGCAGTCTTTCTCGCAGGAGTTCTCTCATCGGCTTCCCCATGCGTGCTGGCGACCATCCCGCTGGTGGTCGGCTTCGTCGGCGGTTACAGCGATGGCGACCGCATGAAGGCTTTCCGTTATTCCCTGGCCTTCATCCTTGGACTGTCGCTTACCTTTACCGCCTTTGGTGCTGCTGCCGGGCTTCTGGGAACGATGTTCGGCACATTGGGTGGCCCTTGGTATCTGATTGCCGGAACTATCGCCCTGGTGATGGGGGGACAGATGATGGGTTTTTACGAAATCAGGCTGCCCGTCAAACGCAACTTCAAGCCAAAGCGCGGTGGAATTATCGGCACATTCCTGCTGGGGCTGTTTTTCGGCATTGTCTCATCTCCATGCGCTACGCCGGTGCTTGTCGTACTGCTTACTCTGGTAGCGGGGAAAGGTCAGGTGTTGTATGGCATTGCCCTGCTCTTCTGTTACGCAATCGGACATTGCCTGCTCATGCTTTTTGCCGGCACCTGCACCGGATTTGTTGAAGGATTCGTCAAGGCGAGGGGGGTGGTTAACTTCTCCGCATGGGCCAAGCGGGTCAGCGGAGGCGTAGTCGCCCTTATTGGAGGATGGTTTGTCTGGCAAGGCTTTTAG
- a CDS encoding response regulator → MNHHTNVMLVDDEAYVISALQRALIDESYETTGVNSGEAALQLMEGKSYKVVISDERMPGMDGATFLSVVKERYPETVRIMLTGHASVDATMKAVNNGEIYRFFVKPWDEVQLKLAIRSAIEKYDLESENRRLLRAVRQQSQELKYLEQHYPGITELRRDANGAIRLDDDLSDAELADIVAQCTRGY, encoded by the coding sequence ATGAATCACCATACTAATGTTATGCTGGTGGATGATGAAGCCTATGTTATATCAGCACTTCAACGTGCCCTGATTGATGAAAGCTACGAAACTACAGGGGTGAATAGCGGGGAAGCGGCTTTGCAGCTGATGGAAGGAAAATCATACAAAGTAGTCATTTCCGATGAAAGGATGCCCGGCATGGACGGAGCCACTTTCTTGTCTGTAGTAAAAGAGCGTTATCCGGAGACGGTGCGCATCATGCTCACCGGCCATGCCAGTGTCGATGCCACCATGAAGGCGGTCAACAATGGCGAGATCTACCGCTTTTTCGTCAAGCCATGGGACGAGGTCCAGTTGAAGCTGGCTATTCGCTCTGCCATCGAAAAATACGATCTGGAATCGGAGAACAGGAGACTGCTGCGGGCGGTCAGACAGCAAAGCCAGGAGTTGAAATACCTGGAGCAGCATTATCCGGGAATAACCGAACTCCGCCGGGATGCCAATGGTGCGATCCGCCTTGACGACGATCTGTCCGATGCAGAGTTAGCGGATATCGTCGCCCAATGCACCAGGGGCTACTGA
- a CDS encoding thioredoxin family protein, protein MRLLMIAAMLLLTTTAMAEIPSATDAVISQALTSGKPTVIDLGARTCIPCKKMAPILEGLSREYRSKASVLFIDVHEDKAAASKFRVQMIPTQIFFNGQGKEVKRHVGFMDRTDIVKELKAAGLK, encoded by the coding sequence ATGAGATTGCTCATGATTGCAGCGATGCTGCTGTTAACCACTACCGCTATGGCAGAGATTCCGTCCGCTACTGACGCAGTTATCAGCCAGGCGCTCACTTCCGGCAAACCTACGGTCATCGACCTGGGAGCTCGCACTTGTATTCCGTGCAAAAAAATGGCCCCCATCCTTGAAGGACTATCCAGAGAGTATCGGAGTAAAGCCTCTGTTCTCTTCATTGATGTCCACGAGGACAAGGCCGCTGCCAGTAAGTTCCGCGTCCAGATGATACCTACCCAGATTTTTTTCAATGGCCAGGGGAAAGAAGTGAAGCGCCATGTGGGTTTCATGGACAGGACCGACATCGTTAAAGAATTGAAGGCAGCAGGGCTGAAATGA
- a CDS encoding permease: MFIGFVESGVPLGVTLSFLISSPMVNEVALIILWGMFGWKVALVYIGTGLLVAIFAGMIIGRLKMEKYVQDYVWEMQVGNTEIAEQRWSERFANAHQYTAGLLKKIWPFVVVGIGIGAFIHGYVPQYFLARWAGRNNPFAVPVAVALGVPLYSNAAGVIPIVQALTAKGMAIGTVLTFMMAVTALSLPEAIILSNVLKKPLLATFFGVVATAIVAVGYLFNAISLKTFTGGKDESRSAGNRLCKVQDPLREYKEGTGRKRDNCRSSKG; encoded by the coding sequence CTGTTCATCGGCTTTGTGGAATCGGGCGTTCCCCTTGGCGTGACCTTATCGTTTCTCATTTCATCGCCCATGGTCAACGAGGTGGCTCTTATCATACTCTGGGGCATGTTCGGCTGGAAGGTAGCCCTCGTCTACATAGGAACCGGGCTTCTGGTGGCCATCTTTGCCGGGATGATTATCGGCAGACTGAAGATGGAAAAATACGTTCAGGATTATGTCTGGGAGATGCAAGTCGGCAACACGGAAATTGCCGAACAGCGTTGGTCAGAGAGATTTGCTAACGCCCACCAGTACACCGCAGGCCTGTTGAAGAAAATCTGGCCGTTTGTGGTAGTCGGTATCGGCATCGGGGCCTTCATTCACGGCTACGTACCCCAGTATTTCCTTGCCCGTTGGGCTGGACGGAACAATCCCTTCGCTGTGCCGGTGGCCGTAGCGCTTGGCGTGCCGCTCTATTCCAATGCCGCCGGGGTCATTCCCATCGTTCAGGCTCTAACGGCCAAAGGGATGGCGATCGGCACAGTGTTGACCTTCATGATGGCAGTGACCGCCTTATCATTGCCGGAAGCGATAATCCTCAGTAACGTGCTGAAGAAGCCACTCCTCGCCACCTTCTTTGGAGTTGTGGCGACGGCCATAGTGGCCGTCGGCTATCTGTTCAATGCCATTTCTCTAAAAACATTTACAGGAGGAAAAGATGAAAGTCGAAGTGCTGGGAACCGGCTGTGCAAAGTGCAAGACCCTCTACGAGAATACAAAGAAGGCACTGGAAGAAAGCGGGACAATTGCCGAAGTAGTAAAGGTTGA